Proteins encoded by one window of Halomonas sp. SH5A2:
- a CDS encoding cytochrome b: MGNSNKTKAPRGLMRWIDARFPATQLFQDHLSHYYAPKNFNFWYFFGSLALLVLVNQILTGIWLTMSFNPSAEGAFDSIEYIMRDVEWGWLIRYMHTTGASAFFVVIYLHMFRGLLYGSYKAPRELVWIFGMAIYLTLMAEAFMGYLLPWGQMSYWGAQVIISLFSAIPFIGPDLAQWVRGDYLISGITLNRFFALHVVALPIVILALVVLHIVALHEVGSNNPDGIDIKQKKDEAGKPRDGIPFHPYYTVKDLAGVAVFLFVFCIVVFYFPEGGGYFIETPNFEPANPLQTPDHIAPVWYFTPFYAILRAITFSIFGLEAKFLGVMCMGGAIAVMFVLPWLDRSPVRSIRYKGWISKLMLALFAASFVTLGVLGVMPSTGGRTLLAQVCTAIYFAYFLLMPIYTRLEKTKPVPERVTG; encoded by the coding sequence ATGGGTAATTCGAATAAAACCAAAGCTCCCCGTGGCCTGATGCGTTGGATTGACGCCCGCTTTCCGGCAACGCAACTCTTTCAGGACCATCTGTCGCACTATTACGCGCCGAAAAATTTTAATTTTTGGTATTTTTTCGGTTCTCTGGCGCTATTGGTTCTCGTCAACCAGATTCTGACGGGCATCTGGCTCACCATGAGCTTCAATCCCAGTGCTGAAGGCGCCTTTGACTCCATTGAATACATCATGCGCGATGTGGAGTGGGGCTGGCTGATCCGCTATATGCACACCACGGGGGCCTCAGCGTTCTTTGTGGTGATATATCTGCATATGTTCCGGGGATTGCTATATGGCTCCTACAAAGCGCCTCGAGAACTGGTGTGGATCTTCGGTATGGCCATTTATTTAACCCTGATGGCCGAGGCGTTCATGGGGTATCTGCTACCTTGGGGACAGATGTCGTACTGGGGCGCGCAAGTGATTATTTCACTGTTCTCTGCCATTCCCTTCATTGGTCCCGACCTGGCGCAGTGGGTACGTGGCGACTATCTGATTTCAGGCATAACGCTGAATCGCTTTTTTGCCTTGCATGTGGTGGCGTTGCCGATTGTGATTCTCGCGTTGGTGGTGCTGCATATTGTGGCGCTCCACGAGGTGGGCTCCAACAATCCAGACGGCATCGATATCAAGCAGAAAAAAGATGAAGCCGGTAAGCCGCGGGATGGTATTCCTTTTCATCCTTATTACACGGTTAAAGATCTGGCGGGCGTTGCCGTTTTCCTGTTTGTGTTCTGCATTGTGGTGTTCTATTTCCCGGAAGGGGGCGGGTATTTCATTGAAACGCCCAACTTTGAACCGGCTAATCCGTTACAAACCCCCGACCATATCGCGCCCGTGTGGTATTTCACGCCCTTTTACGCGATTTTGCGTGCCATCACCTTCTCGATTTTCGGTTTGGAGGCTAAGTTTTTAGGGGTGATGTGCATGGGCGGGGCCATTGCCGTGATGTTTGTACTGCCATGGCTGGATCGTAGCCCTGTGCGCTCAATCCGCTATAAAGGCTGGATATCCAAGCTGATGTTAGCGTTGTTTGCGGCAAGCTTTGTGACGCTTGGCGTTCTAGGGGTAATGCCTTCAACAGGGGGGCGAACGCTATTGGCCCAAGTCTGCACGGCGATCTATTTCGCTTATTTCCTGTTGATGCCGATCTATACGCGGTTGGAAAAAACAAAACCCGTTCCGGAAAGGGTGACTGGCTAA
- the zapE gene encoding cell division protein ZapE: MRATSDGGGPTPNAATPMGRYRADLKREGFEYDPAQEAAVAHLQRLYDALLSTPTTVPKTVLANKGLKARMAGLIGKKSSPQEPLTPSVQGLYFWGGVGRGKTYLVDTFYESLPFADKMRTHFHRFMQRVHNELTHYKGEKNPLTLVASKFASEARVICFDEFFVKDITDAMILANLLEALFERGVVLVATSNIVPDDLYKDGLQRARFLPAIDLLNRHCQVVNVDSGVDYRLRALERAEIFHSPLDDAAEKELARSFREIAGHAGEEDAPLEINQRVLTTRRLHDDIAWFEFAELCDGPRSQNDYIELAREFHTIIVSNVPAMRGADDDQARRFINMVDEFYDRGVKVLMSAEAPVESLYHGGKLTFEYQRTLSRLQEMQSHDYLALPHKP; encoded by the coding sequence ATGAGGGCAACGTCGGACGGTGGTGGCCCAACGCCGAACGCGGCGACGCCGATGGGGCGTTATCGTGCAGATCTTAAGCGAGAGGGATTTGAGTACGACCCGGCCCAGGAAGCGGCAGTGGCGCATTTGCAGCGTTTGTACGATGCATTGCTGTCAACCCCGACGACGGTGCCGAAAACAGTGCTTGCCAATAAAGGGCTGAAGGCCAGGATGGCGGGGTTGATAGGCAAAAAATCGTCCCCGCAAGAGCCGTTGACGCCGAGTGTCCAGGGGCTTTATTTCTGGGGAGGTGTGGGTCGCGGCAAAACGTATCTGGTGGATACTTTCTACGAATCGCTGCCGTTTGCCGATAAAATGCGCACCCATTTCCATCGCTTCATGCAGCGTGTGCACAACGAGCTCACCCATTACAAAGGGGAAAAGAACCCGTTGACATTGGTGGCGAGCAAGTTTGCCAGTGAAGCACGGGTGATTTGCTTTGACGAATTCTTCGTCAAGGATATTACCGACGCCATGATACTGGCGAATCTTCTTGAAGCCCTCTTTGAGCGGGGGGTCGTTCTCGTGGCAACGTCGAATATCGTGCCTGACGATCTGTATAAAGACGGTCTTCAACGCGCGCGGTTTCTGCCCGCTATCGATTTGCTCAATCGCCATTGTCAGGTGGTGAATGTTGACTCGGGTGTTGATTACCGCCTGCGCGCGCTGGAGCGTGCGGAAATCTTTCATTCGCCGCTGGACGACGCCGCCGAAAAAGAGTTGGCGCGAAGTTTCCGTGAAATTGCCGGGCACGCTGGAGAGGAGGACGCTCCGCTTGAGATCAATCAGCGTGTGCTGACGACTCGTCGACTGCACGACGACATCGCCTGGTTTGAGTTTGCGGAGCTTTGCGATGGCCCGCGTAGCCAAAATGACTATATCGAGCTGGCGCGAGAATTCCACACGATTATCGTTTCTAATGTCCCTGCCATGCGCGGCGCCGACGACGATCAGGCCAGGCGCTTTATCAACATGGTAGATGAGTTCTACGACCGGGGCGTCAAGGTGTTGATGTCGGCAGAAGCGCCGGTGGAGTCACTCTACCATGGCGGAAAGCTGACGTTTGAATACCAGCGAACGCTCTCTCGGTTACAGGAGATGCAGTCCCATGATTATTTGGCGCTGCCGCATAAACCCTAG
- the hisG gene encoding ATP phosphoribosyltransferase, whose translation MSKQLILALSKGRILEETLPLLADAGITPTEDLSKSRKLLFDTNLPDVKFVVIRATDVPTYVQLGAADLGVAGKDVLLEHGAEGLYEPLDLDIARCKLMTAGVTGELPKLARRRVATKFVNIARRYYAEQGIQAEVIKLYGAMELAPLMNLADEIVDIVDTGNTLRANGMEPRELIAPISTRLVANKAAMTMKHARIKPLLARLERAVAERKTISPAD comes from the coding sequence ATGAGTAAGCAACTGATTTTAGCCCTCTCAAAGGGCCGTATTCTCGAAGAGACGCTGCCGCTGCTGGCCGATGCGGGCATCACGCCTACAGAGGATTTAAGCAAAAGCCGTAAGCTTTTGTTCGATACCAATCTGCCCGACGTCAAATTCGTCGTGATCAGAGCGACGGACGTACCGACTTACGTTCAGCTTGGGGCAGCCGATCTGGGGGTAGCCGGCAAGGATGTTCTTTTAGAGCACGGCGCCGAAGGGCTTTATGAGCCACTTGATCTCGACATTGCACGTTGCAAGCTGATGACCGCTGGCGTTACTGGTGAGTTGCCGAAGTTGGCGCGTCGTCGGGTGGCAACGAAGTTCGTCAATATCGCCCGGCGGTACTACGCCGAGCAAGGTATCCAGGCCGAGGTGATCAAGCTTTATGGTGCCATGGAGCTGGCGCCGCTGATGAACCTGGCCGATGAAATTGTCGATATTGTCGACACCGGTAATACGCTGCGCGCCAATGGCATGGAACCGCGTGAGCTGATTGCGCCGATCAGCACCCGCCTGGTGGCCAATAAAGCCGCCATGACGATGAAGCACGCGCGTATCAAGCCACTGCTGGCTCGCCTGGAACGCGCCGTTGCCGAACGCAAGACGATATCGCCCGCCGACTAA
- the murA gene encoding UDP-N-acetylglucosamine 1-carboxyvinyltransferase, producing the protein MDKLIITGNGSVDGEVWVSGAKNAALPILCASLLSKGPVVIGNLPHLQDITTTLELLGRMGVEPVMGDNLTIQLDGSQVTHCHAPYELVKKMRASILVLGPLLAHFGQADVSLPGGCAIGSRPVDLHIRGLEAMGAEIRVEAGYIRARVDGRLKGATIYFDTVTVTGTENLLMAATLADGVTVLENAAREPEVVDLAECLIKMGARISGHGSDTITIEGVSSLGGCVHDVMPDRIETGTFLVAAAMTGGRVKVKRTRADILEAVLAKLEEAGAEITTGDDWIALDMHGKRPRAVNIRTAPYPAFPTDMQAQFVAMNAVAEGASRVVETIFENRFMHVQELNRMGADIVLEGNAALINGVDKLSGAPVMATDLRASASLVIAAMMAEGETLVDRIYHIDRGYECIEEKLQLLGARIRRIPG; encoded by the coding sequence ATGGATAAACTCATTATTACCGGCAACGGGTCGGTCGACGGCGAAGTTTGGGTCAGCGGTGCCAAGAACGCGGCATTGCCCATCCTCTGCGCTAGCCTGTTATCCAAAGGCCCTGTGGTAATCGGTAATTTGCCACACCTGCAGGACATTACCACCACGTTGGAGCTGCTTGGCCGTATGGGCGTCGAGCCGGTGATGGGGGATAACCTCACCATCCAGCTAGACGGCTCTCAGGTTACTCACTGCCATGCGCCTTACGAGCTGGTAAAGAAAATGCGCGCCTCCATTCTGGTGCTGGGCCCTCTGCTGGCCCATTTCGGCCAGGCCGATGTGTCCTTGCCCGGCGGCTGCGCGATCGGTTCGCGCCCGGTGGACTTGCACATTCGTGGGCTCGAAGCCATGGGTGCTGAGATTCGCGTCGAAGCCGGTTATATCCGTGCGCGGGTAGATGGCCGCCTGAAAGGGGCGACGATCTATTTTGATACCGTGACGGTGACTGGCACCGAGAACCTGTTGATGGCCGCCACGCTGGCGGATGGCGTCACCGTGCTTGAAAACGCCGCCCGTGAGCCTGAAGTGGTCGACCTGGCCGAGTGCCTGATCAAGATGGGTGCACGGATCAGTGGGCACGGCAGCGATACCATCACTATCGAAGGTGTCTCGTCGCTTGGTGGCTGCGTTCACGATGTCATGCCTGACCGTATCGAAACCGGTACCTTTCTAGTCGCGGCAGCCATGACCGGCGGGCGCGTGAAGGTAAAACGCACCCGCGCCGATATCCTCGAGGCCGTGCTCGCCAAGCTGGAAGAGGCGGGTGCTGAGATTACCACCGGCGATGACTGGATTGCTCTGGACATGCACGGCAAGCGCCCTCGTGCCGTGAATATCCGCACGGCACCTTACCCGGCCTTTCCCACCGACATGCAGGCCCAGTTCGTAGCCATGAACGCAGTGGCAGAAGGTGCGTCGAGAGTGGTTGAAACGATTTTTGAAAATCGCTTCATGCACGTTCAGGAGCTGAACCGCATGGGCGCGGATATCGTTCTGGAGGGCAATGCCGCCTTGATTAACGGTGTTGACAAGCTCTCGGGTGCGCCGGTGATGGCGACGGATCTGCGCGCATCTGCCTCGTTGGTGATTGCCGCCATGATGGCGGAGGGCGAAACCCTGGTCGATCGCATTTATCATATCGACCGTGGCTACGAATGCATCGAGGAAAAACTGCAGCTGCTGGGTGCGCGTATCCGCCGTATCCCGGGCTGA
- a CDS encoding YhcB family protein — MESEPLTYAAIGLVIGLIIGAGCYRLLSKSQRQLASLRQTLLEREHQVASLKNGVSHQLSSVHESLATIRQETDELEKKLQDDAGQWQLDQLTHRPAELTDLRPVTEPTDTLNAPATPRDYADGQNGTLSEHFGLKDKDARDDTATPPRY, encoded by the coding sequence GTGGAAAGCGAGCCATTAACCTATGCAGCAATAGGCCTTGTGATCGGCTTGATAATCGGCGCAGGATGCTACCGGTTACTGAGTAAAAGCCAGCGTCAACTTGCTTCACTTCGCCAAACATTATTGGAGCGTGAACATCAGGTTGCGTCGCTCAAGAATGGCGTCAGTCATCAACTGTCCAGTGTGCATGAGTCGCTAGCAACGATCCGCCAGGAAACCGACGAGCTCGAAAAAAAGCTGCAAGATGACGCAGGCCAGTGGCAACTAGATCAGCTAACACATCGCCCAGCCGAGTTGACTGACCTTCGCCCTGTGACCGAGCCAACTGACACATTGAACGCGCCCGCAACGCCTCGCGACTACGCCGATGGCCAGAACGGCACGCTATCCGAACATTTCGGCCTCAAAGATAAAGACGCTCGCGACGACACGGCAACACCGCCACGTTACTGA
- a CDS encoding Nif3-like dinuclear metal center hexameric protein, producing MIQRDILVAACDHQLRASQFKDFTINGLQVAGRDRVARVMTGVTACQSLLDEAVRWQADMLIVHHGYFWKNEPVAITGMKQRRIKTLLDHEINLLAYHLPLDAHSEMGNNAELAKQLGWKVEGCLDGELGEGLLWSGRVAKPLSATALAEQISQTLQREPLLIEAPGVGDIERIAWCTGGAQDMISAACEGGAQAFVSGEISERTTHLAREMGIHYLAAGHHATERYGVQALGEWLADEYGVEHRFVDIDNPA from the coding sequence GTGATTCAACGCGATATATTAGTAGCAGCCTGCGACCATCAGCTTCGCGCCTCACAGTTTAAAGACTTTACGATTAACGGCCTTCAGGTGGCAGGCCGTGATCGAGTGGCGCGCGTCATGACCGGCGTGACGGCCTGCCAGTCCTTGCTTGACGAAGCAGTGCGCTGGCAGGCCGATATGCTGATTGTTCACCATGGCTATTTTTGGAAGAACGAGCCGGTCGCTATTACGGGCATGAAACAAAGACGAATCAAAACCTTGCTCGATCACGAGATAAATCTTCTGGCCTATCATTTACCCCTTGATGCCCACAGCGAGATGGGCAACAACGCTGAACTGGCCAAGCAGCTTGGTTGGAAAGTCGAGGGTTGTCTGGATGGAGAGCTGGGTGAAGGTCTGCTTTGGTCTGGGCGCGTTGCCAAGCCGCTGAGCGCGACCGCGCTTGCCGAGCAAATAAGCCAGACCTTGCAGCGAGAGCCGCTGCTGATCGAAGCGCCGGGTGTGGGCGACATAGAGCGTATCGCCTGGTGCACGGGTGGGGCGCAGGACATGATTAGTGCCGCTTGTGAAGGCGGGGCGCAGGCGTTTGTTTCCGGAGAAATTTCAGAGCGAACGACGCATCTTGCCAGAGAAATGGGTATTCATTATTTGGCGGCAGGTCACCATGCCACTGAACGTTACGGTGTTCAGGCATTGGGGGAGTGGTTGGCTGATGAATACGGTGTGGAGCACCGGTTTGTCGATATTGATAATCCTGCTTGA
- the petA gene encoding ubiquinol-cytochrome c reductase iron-sulfur subunit, translating into MANNGVNKGRRRFLVGATTVVGAVGAVGVAIPFVSAWQPSARARAAGAPVQADVSKLAPGQRMTVEWRGRPVWIINRTPEMIERTESFAADRLADPDSQASLQPAYSAGQMRSIRPEIGVLIGICTHLGCSPVYRPEPDATGVGVDDWPGGFFCPCHGSRFDLAGRVFSNVPAPTNLEVPPYRFEGDNIIVVGEDEETA; encoded by the coding sequence ATGGCAAATAACGGCGTTAACAAGGGGCGGCGGCGTTTCCTTGTAGGGGCGACGACCGTTGTCGGCGCAGTAGGAGCGGTTGGGGTCGCAATCCCGTTTGTGTCGGCTTGGCAGCCAAGTGCAAGAGCCCGGGCGGCGGGGGCGCCTGTTCAAGCCGACGTTTCGAAGCTGGCTCCGGGGCAGCGTATGACGGTCGAATGGAGAGGGCGTCCCGTCTGGATTATCAACCGAACGCCCGAGATGATCGAGCGCACGGAATCCTTTGCCGCTGACCGTCTCGCCGACCCGGATTCTCAAGCGTCTCTGCAACCTGCCTATAGCGCCGGTCAAATGCGCTCCATACGCCCGGAAATTGGTGTCCTGATCGGTATCTGTACGCATCTAGGGTGTTCGCCAGTCTACCGTCCGGAGCCTGATGCAACGGGAGTTGGTGTCGACGACTGGCCCGGCGGCTTCTTCTGTCCCTGTCATGGCTCGCGGTTTGACTTGGCAGGGCGTGTGTTCAGCAATGTACCGGCGCCTACCAACCTGGAAGTTCCCCCCTATCGTTTCGAGGGCGATAACATCATTGTTGTCGGCGAAGATGAGGAGACGGCTTGA
- the hisD gene encoding histidinol dehydrogenase, which translates to MNENATATIARLNTADEAFAGQLDALLDWEGVSDSAVQARVNDILTNVKRHGDAAVIEATNRFDRVSVTHMDELRLTAEQLRQAFESLPTEQRDALASAAERIRRYHERQKPTSWQYEEPDGTVLGQQVTAIDRAGIYVPGGKAAYPSSVLMNAIPAHVAGVQEIIMTVPTPDGVLNDLVLAAAHVAGVDQVFTIGGAQAIGALAYGTESVPRVDKIVGPGNIYVATAKRAVFGQVGIDMIAGPSEIMVVSDGLTDPDWLAMDLFSQAEHDEDAQAILVSWDAQHLADIEAAIERLLPTLERADIVRESLRRRGALVHCRDAEEAVTLINRVAPEHLELSVETPDAWLAGIRHAGAIFMGRYTAEALGDYCAGPNHVLPTSGTARFSSPLGVYDFQKRSSLIHCSAEGASALGEVASVLARGESLTAHARSAEYRIKPS; encoded by the coding sequence ATGAACGAGAACGCTACCGCGACGATAGCACGACTCAACACTGCCGATGAGGCGTTTGCCGGACAACTGGATGCGTTGCTGGACTGGGAAGGTGTGTCAGACAGTGCCGTTCAGGCGCGTGTCAATGACATCCTCACCAACGTCAAGCGTCATGGTGATGCGGCGGTCATCGAAGCCACCAATCGCTTTGATCGTGTCTCGGTTACCCATATGGATGAGCTTCGCCTGACGGCTGAGCAATTGCGCCAAGCCTTTGAGTCGCTGCCCACTGAGCAGCGCGATGCCCTGGCGAGTGCCGCCGAGCGTATCCGGCGTTACCACGAACGTCAGAAACCGACCTCCTGGCAATACGAAGAACCCGATGGCACGGTGCTTGGTCAGCAGGTGACGGCGATCGACCGCGCGGGTATCTACGTGCCGGGTGGCAAAGCCGCCTACCCTTCATCGGTCTTGATGAATGCGATTCCCGCGCATGTGGCGGGCGTGCAAGAGATCATCATGACGGTTCCCACACCCGATGGCGTACTCAACGATCTGGTACTGGCGGCAGCACATGTGGCCGGTGTGGACCAGGTGTTCACTATCGGCGGTGCCCAGGCCATTGGCGCCCTTGCCTATGGAACTGAAAGCGTACCCAGGGTGGATAAGATCGTTGGGCCAGGCAACATCTATGTGGCGACGGCCAAGCGGGCCGTGTTTGGCCAGGTGGGGATCGACATGATTGCCGGCCCCTCTGAAATCATGGTGGTGTCGGATGGATTGACCGACCCTGATTGGCTGGCGATGGACCTGTTTTCCCAGGCGGAGCACGATGAAGATGCTCAAGCCATCCTGGTGAGTTGGGATGCTCAGCATCTGGCGGATATAGAAGCCGCGATAGAGCGTCTGCTTCCGACCCTGGAGCGGGCCGATATCGTCCGTGAGTCGCTGCGTCGACGCGGCGCGCTGGTTCACTGCCGCGATGCCGAGGAAGCGGTCACGCTGATCAATCGGGTTGCCCCCGAGCACCTTGAACTTTCAGTGGAAACGCCTGACGCCTGGCTTGCCGGTATTCGCCATGCGGGAGCGATCTTCATGGGGCGTTACACGGCAGAGGCGTTGGGCGATTATTGTGCAGGGCCGAACCATGTGCTTCCCACCTCGGGTACTGCACGCTTCTCATCGCCATTGGGTGTATACGATTTCCAAAAACGATCGTCACTGATTCACTGTTCCGCCGAGGGAGCCTCAGCGCTGGGTGAAGTTGCTTCTGTGTTGGCGCGGGGCGAATCGTTGACCGCCCACGCGCGCTCCGCTGAATATCGTATTAAACCGTCTTGA
- a CDS encoding cytochrome c1 yields the protein MKKQLIALIAVLVPMTAMAAGGAGVPHSMEPDLQDQASLQNGMKLYVNYCMGCHSLEYQRFSRAAEDLDIPRDIIEDNVIFSSELAFNDQMQTSMSEENGETWFGAPPPDLTLSARLHGTDWLYSYLLSFYQDPSQPTGVNNAVFELVAMPNVLEPLQGVQEKVCPEADASEGASGSEADCDTLEITHQGELSPEEFEEAVYDLTNFLAYVGEPSKLQAQALAPKVLIFLFIFAVIAYLLKREYWRDIH from the coding sequence ATGAAAAAACAACTGATCGCGCTCATTGCCGTTCTGGTGCCAATGACCGCAATGGCTGCCGGTGGCGCAGGTGTTCCGCATTCCATGGAGCCGGATCTGCAGGATCAGGCGTCGTTGCAAAATGGCATGAAGCTCTACGTTAATTATTGTATGGGCTGCCACTCGCTTGAGTATCAGCGATTTTCGCGCGCCGCTGAGGATCTGGATATTCCACGGGACATTATTGAGGACAATGTCATCTTTTCCTCCGAACTGGCGTTCAACGATCAAATGCAAACGTCAATGAGCGAGGAAAACGGTGAAACATGGTTTGGTGCACCACCCCCAGACCTGACACTGTCAGCTAGGCTGCACGGCACTGACTGGCTGTATTCCTATCTGCTCAGTTTTTATCAAGACCCGAGCCAACCCACCGGGGTTAACAATGCGGTATTCGAGCTGGTAGCCATGCCCAATGTGCTGGAGCCGCTCCAGGGCGTACAAGAAAAGGTATGTCCTGAGGCAGATGCATCAGAAGGTGCCTCCGGCAGTGAAGCTGACTGTGATACGTTGGAAATTACCCACCAGGGCGAACTCTCGCCAGAGGAGTTTGAAGAGGCGGTTTATGACCTCACAAACTTTCTTGCCTATGTGGGAGAGCCCTCGAAGCTTCAGGCTCAGGCGTTAGCGCCTAAGGTGCTCATCTTTTTGTTTATCTTTGCTGTTATTGCCTATCTTCTCAAGCGTGAGTATTGGCGCGATATTCATTGA
- a CDS encoding Do family serine endopeptidase: MKRFVLPYIWPIITGFLLAAVIMFAFPERFPLPFQASPPQTEDTPSLVTTADQETDPDRPAPEIRQAAPLNRNQGPASYADAVNQAAPAVVNIYSSRIVERDEHPLMSDPFFQQFFNGDDATTHQRMLSSLGSGVIVSDEGYVLTNHHVINGADEIQVALRDGREVIAEVIGTDPESDLAVLKIDLENLPVIELSNSTDVAVGDVALAIGNPFGVGQTVTMGIISATGRSHLGLNAYEDFIQTDAAINPGNSGGALVNPEGALVGINTAIFSRSGGSQGIGFAIPANLAHSILDELVTQGRVIRGWLGIEAQALSRELAASFGLRTPQGVIVAGVVDGGPAEKAGLKPGDVLLSVDGQPILDARATMSDIASIKPGTALPLTIVRDGERMEMTLDVGERPIPSTLPQPDGTRRSGNNEGDPNQP; the protein is encoded by the coding sequence ATGAAACGCTTTGTGCTGCCTTACATATGGCCCATCATCACAGGCTTTTTGCTGGCAGCTGTTATCATGTTTGCGTTTCCTGAGCGCTTCCCGCTGCCTTTTCAGGCTTCGCCACCCCAAACCGAAGATACCCCCTCGCTCGTCACCACGGCAGATCAAGAGACCGACCCAGACCGACCGGCACCTGAAATCCGGCAAGCGGCGCCCCTGAACCGCAACCAGGGCCCTGCCAGCTACGCCGATGCAGTCAATCAAGCAGCGCCTGCTGTGGTCAACATCTACTCGTCACGCATCGTCGAACGCGACGAACACCCGCTGATGTCAGACCCCTTCTTTCAGCAATTCTTTAACGGCGATGACGCCACCACCCACCAACGCATGCTGTCAAGCCTGGGCTCGGGCGTCATCGTCAGCGACGAGGGCTATGTGCTCACCAATCATCATGTCATCAACGGTGCCGACGAAATTCAGGTGGCGCTGCGTGATGGCCGCGAAGTGATCGCCGAGGTGATTGGCACTGACCCGGAAAGCGACCTCGCTGTGCTTAAGATTGACCTAGAAAACTTGCCCGTTATTGAGCTGAGTAATTCAACGGATGTTGCCGTTGGCGATGTCGCCCTGGCCATCGGCAACCCCTTTGGCGTTGGCCAGACAGTGACGATGGGGATTATCAGCGCCACCGGGCGAAGCCATCTGGGCCTGAACGCCTACGAGGATTTCATTCAGACCGATGCGGCCATTAACCCAGGGAACTCGGGTGGAGCGCTGGTCAACCCGGAAGGCGCACTAGTGGGCATTAATACGGCCATCTTTTCGCGCTCGGGGGGCTCTCAGGGTATCGGGTTTGCCATTCCTGCCAACCTTGCCCATAGCATCCTGGACGAGCTGGTTACCCAGGGCCGCGTCATCCGTGGCTGGCTGGGGATTGAGGCGCAGGCACTATCCAGAGAGCTTGCCGCGTCTTTCGGCCTACGCACGCCTCAAGGGGTTATCGTCGCAGGCGTCGTGGATGGGGGGCCGGCAGAGAAAGCCGGACTGAAGCCTGGCGACGTCCTGCTATCCGTCGATGGTCAACCCATTCTCGATGCGCGCGCCACCATGAGCGATATTGCCTCGATCAAGCCGGGCACAGCACTACCGCTGACCATTGTCCGTGACGGCGAACGCATGGAAATGACGCTGGATGTAGGTGAGCGACCCATTCCGTCGACACTTCCACAACCCGATGGAACGCGCCGAAGTGGCAATAATGAAGGCGACCCAAACCAGCCTTGA
- the rplM gene encoding 50S ribosomal protein L13 — translation MKTFSAKPQSVQRDWYVVDATDKTLGRLATEIARRLRGKHKPEFTPHVDTGDYIVVINAEKVQVTGNKAKAKTYYRHTGYPGGLRSMTFDKMIDHAPERIIESAVKGMLPKGPLGRAMYTKLKVYAGAEHPHAAQQPLELNI, via the coding sequence ATGAAGACGTTCAGTGCTAAGCCGCAGTCCGTCCAGCGCGATTGGTACGTTGTCGACGCAACGGACAAGACGCTCGGCCGTCTGGCTACCGAAATTGCTCGCCGCTTGCGCGGTAAGCATAAGCCCGAATTTACCCCTCACGTTGATACCGGCGATTACATCGTGGTGATCAACGCGGAAAAAGTCCAAGTGACCGGCAACAAGGCGAAGGCCAAGACCTATTACCGCCATACTGGTTACCCGGGCGGTCTACGCTCCATGACGTTCGATAAAATGATCGACCATGCGCCCGAGCGTATTATTGAGTCTGCCGTGAAAGGCATGCTGCCCAAAGGTCCGCTTGGCCGTGCCATGTACACCAAGCTGAAAGTGTACGCTGGTGCCGAGCATCCGCATGCTGCCCAACAGCCGCTTGAACTGAACATCTGA
- the rpsI gene encoding 30S ribosomal protein S9: MTQQYYGTGRRKTSTARVFMKPGSGKITVNNRELDNYFGRVTGRMVVRQPLELTETLNQFDVYVTVEGGGGSAQAGAIRHGITRALMNYNEDLRPALRAAGYVTRDARQVERKKVGLRKARRRPQFSKR, translated from the coding sequence ATGACACAGCAGTATTACGGTACCGGGCGCCGCAAGACTTCCACCGCCCGCGTCTTTATGAAGCCGGGTTCCGGCAAAATTACCGTCAACAACCGTGAACTCGACAACTACTTTGGTCGTGTAACCGGTCGTATGGTTGTGCGCCAGCCGCTAGAGCTGACCGAAACCCTCAACCAGTTCGACGTTTACGTCACGGTTGAAGGCGGCGGTGGTTCAGCGCAAGCCGGTGCGATTCGCCACGGTATTACCCGTGCGCTGATGAATTATAATGAAGATCTGCGCCCTGCACTGCGCGCCGCGGGTTATGTGACGCGCGATGCACGTCAGGTAGAGCGTAAGAAAGTCGGCCTGCGTAAAGCACGCCGTCGTCCGCAGTTCTCCAAGCGTTAA